Within Winogradskyella helgolandensis, the genomic segment ATCAGTGGTTTTATACAGGTATGGATTGCTTTGTACATTGTGTAGAGTCACTTACAGGAACGTATCTAAATGCGTTTAGTGAAAGCTATGGTGAAAAAGCCTATGAGCTCTGTAAAGAGATATTTTTAGAAGATACTTTAAGTATAGAAGATTCACAAGATAAACTAATGATGGCTTCTTGGCATGGTGGTATGAGTATAGCCTATTCTCAAGTTGGTGTTGCACACGCTATGAGTTATGGTTTAGGATATCTTTTAGGTATAAAACATGGTATTGGGAATTGCATCGTTTTTGATCATTTAGAAGACTATTATCCAGAAGGTGTCGCGATTTTTAAACAGATGAAAGCGAAACACAACATTCAATTACCTCAAGGCATTTGTGCTGATTTAGACCAAGATCAGTTTGATACAATGATTGATGTAGCCTTGAGTTTAGAACCACTGTGGGAAAATGCCATTGGTAAAAACTGGAAAACTATTATGACCAGACAAAAGCTTCAAGAGTTATACAAAAAAATGTAACATGCGCTGGTTAGCAAAATTCATATATTTTAAAGTATTGGGTTGGAAGGTTGTTGGCAATACTAACTTTTCAAAAGATACCGTTAAGAAGGCTGTAATAATTGCAGCTCCACATACCAGTTGGGTTGATTTTTATTTGTCCCTTTTATTAAGGAATGTAACTCAAGTAAAAACAAATTTCGTTGGAAAAAAAGAGCTTTTTGTATGGCCATTTGGTTACTATTTTAGAGCCGTAGGAGGGAAAGCATTAGACAGGACTTCTGGTCAGAATAAAGTTGAAACTATAGCTAAATTATTCGAAGGAGAAGAAGAGTTCAGGTTAGCATTATCACCAGAAGGTACCAGGAAAAAAGTAGAAAAATGGAAAACAGGATTCTACTATATTGCTAAAAAAGCTAATGTACCTATCATAATGTATACCTTCGACTTTAAAAACAAACAGAATAAGGTGTCAGAACCATTTTATCCCACAGAAGATATGGAAGCTGATTTTAAGTATATGAGATCCTTTTATGAAGGAGTTGAAGGAAAGGTAAAAGAATACAGTTAGATTCGCATTTTGTTAGAATTTTGGCACAAGATTTGAAGTATTCATATTGCAATGAAACATAAAGTAAACTCCAAGTCACTAAAAAGAAACATTGCCTCAATAAGCTATCTGATTTAATTGGATAGCTTTTTTACTTTTATAAATTCATCTAATAGATAATTCGTCTGATTTTGAAGCTTATTTTTAAAGAACTGCATACCTCCAAAAAATATACCTTTAATTCCCATGGCTTGTTTTGCCCATTTATGTAAATCAAATTCGTCCGTATGTTTTATAATTAAGCCGTCTTTAAATTCAAATGAGGCGTCAATTTTATTATGTACTTTTCGTCCGGTTTTGCTAAACGTGTAATGCGCTTCCCAATGTGCTGAACCACTGTTTTCGTTAGCGCTTACATTTGAAAACTCAACATTAAAACTAGTTTCATTTTGTGATTCGCAAAGCATTAACCACATCGCTTTAGCGCGTTCCCCTTTCAAAATACCAAAAGCAGGATCTTCAAAAACAACGTCTTCATGGTAGCATGATGCCATTGTAGGACCATCACAATTATTTAAAGCCGTGTAAAATGTTTTTATGATGTTTTCCATAAGATTTTTTAAAGATTTATAAAACCGTGCATTACAAAAATACGTAAGTAGAACGCTATTGATTCATATTCTTTCATTCGAATGGGATTTAATTGCTATGAAAGCGAAAAGCCATCTTTAAATAGATGGCTTTTTTGATTAAAATAGTCTCTCAAATTTTTCAGATTATTGCGTTTAGCTAACGCTTTAAGTGATTGATTTAATGGTTTCCAATCTGTTTTTTTTGCTTTTTTATAGAGATATTAATTTTATATTGAAGCAGTATAATCATCGCTATAAATGTGACACTAATTATCAGTATTAAAATTTTTATTTCTGATGCAGCAGAGGACAAATCACCTCCATAGAACGCTACTTTTCTAAACCCACTTAAGTATTGCGTCACAGGAATAAACTGAGCAACGCTAGTAATAAAATCTGGTATGGCTAAAGTTGGCCATGTAAATCCGCTAAGTATAAATGCAGGTGTAGAAATAACCATTAATAATTCTGTTGCCTTCAGTTGATTGGGTATAGCAATAGAAAACAACATTCCAATTCCCATAGAAGCAAGCGTCAATAATAAGGTTAGAACAATCATGGGTGTATTAAAAATACCTGCTGTAATATTAAAATAAGGAAATAGCAGACTTATTAATAGCCACATAATTGGTAGCATAATGATGAAAGGAGTCGCTTTTAACGCGATATGATAGAGTGATGATTTGCTTTCTTTTGTTAAAGTAATGAAATAGCCATCTTCAAAATCTCTTGAAAACACCAATGCCATAGCTAAGAAAATAACCTGTTGCATGATTGCGGCAAGTAATCCTGGTAACATAAAAGTAATATAGTTTCCGGTGGAATTATAGAGCTTATTAAAGTTGATTTTAAAACTCTCATAAGTCACTTTTGCTTGCTTTGGATGAAGACCTTGTTTTTTGAGTCCTTCGATTTCTATGCCAGCATTTATGGTCATTAAAACTGTACTTATATTTTTACTTGCTGTATTGGCGTTTAAAATATTTGCCATGTTAAGGTCTATGCGGACTTCAGGGTGCTGTTTCTGTAATAGGTTTTTTTCAAAATCTGAAGGAAACGTTATAACTGCAGCATATTGTTCTTTAGGCATTTCATTTACAATATTGCCATCAGTAGAACGCACATCAGTAACCAATAATACTTCATTGTCTTCAAAAGCATCAATAATTTTATCTGTTGTAGGACTTTGGTCTTGGTCTACTATGACAATGGGTAAATCTATAACTTTTGCTTGTTGATAGACGTAACCAAATAAAATACCGTAGCCAATTGGTGCTCCAAAAAAAATAGCAAGTAAAACACCATTCGAAAAAATACGTTTAAACTCAACCTTAATAAGCCTTATAAATTTTTTCATGGTTTAGCTTTTTATTAGAATGGTTGCATTGGTATAAAATTGTTGTTCTGAAACATCTGCTACAGGTACAATTTTTAATTCATAAATTGATTCTGATAATTGGTACAAAGGTGCTGTGCTTGTAATATCTGCATATTGTGCCAATTGTTTTATAGCTACAATTTTAGCTTTAGTTTCTATTTTTGTGTAAGGATTAATTAGTGTGAGTTCTTGCCCGACTTCAAAATCATAAATTTTTGATTCTGGAATTGTAAATCTGAAATAGACACTATCCGTTTTATAGCCATTAAATAAGGTGAATCCAGGAGTTAGTAATTCGCCTTCTTCTAAACTTATGGTTTCTATAGACATGGCTGCAGGTGCAATTAAATACTGTTCGTTTGAAGCAGAAAGCACCTCTTCTTTTGCTCCCAATGCGCGTTCTAATTGACCTTTTGCTTGTTCTATTTGTTCGGATCTTGTGCCTTTTTTTACTTCGTCTCGTTTAGCTTCTAAACTTGCAACCTGTGCTTTTGCCATGTTGAGTTTCATTTTTACTTCGTCAAATTGTTGTTGACTTACTAAAGAATCTTCATACATATTTTTTAATCTCCCGTATGATTCTTGTGCAAATTCTAATTGTGCTTTTCCGGCCTCCAATTGGCCTTCAATTTGGCTAAACTGTTCCGATGTTGCACCATTAAAAGCCATGTTTAGCTGACCTTGAGCTGCTTTAATTGCACCTTCGGCTTGTAACATTTTAGCATTTACTTCAGGAATATTAATTAGGGCTAGCGTATCTCCTTTGCTTACAGATTGCCCTTCTTCAACATATATTGCATGAATT encodes:
- a CDS encoding ABC transporter permease yields the protein MKKFIRLIKVEFKRIFSNGVLLAIFFGAPIGYGILFGYVYQQAKVIDLPIVIVDQDQSPTTDKIIDAFEDNEVLLVTDVRSTDGNIVNEMPKEQYAAVITFPSDFEKNLLQKQHPEVRIDLNMANILNANTASKNISTVLMTINAGIEIEGLKKQGLHPKQAKVTYESFKINFNKLYNSTGNYITFMLPGLLAAIMQQVIFLAMALVFSRDFEDGYFITLTKESKSSLYHIALKATPFIIMLPIMWLLISLLFPYFNITAGIFNTPMIVLTLLLTLASMGIGMLFSIAIPNQLKATELLMVISTPAFILSGFTWPTLAIPDFITSVAQFIPVTQYLSGFRKVAFYGGDLSSAASEIKILILIISVTFIAMIILLQYKINISIKKQKKQIGNH
- a CDS encoding 1-acyl-sn-glycerol-3-phosphate acyltransferase; this translates as MRWLAKFIYFKVLGWKVVGNTNFSKDTVKKAVIIAAPHTSWVDFYLSLLLRNVTQVKTNFVGKKELFVWPFGYYFRAVGGKALDRTSGQNKVETIAKLFEGEEEFRLALSPEGTRKKVEKWKTGFYYIAKKANVPIIMYTFDFKNKQNKVSEPFYPTEDMEADFKYMRSFYEGVEGKVKEYS
- a CDS encoding HlyD family secretion protein; the encoded protein is MNTYKTLILSFFTLLLFQSCNHEKITPNRGKVKFETIAVSSKIPGRIHAIYVEEGQSVSKGDTLALINIPEVNAKMLQAEGAIKAAQGQLNMAFNGATSEQFSQIEGQLEAGKAQLEFAQESYGRLKNMYEDSLVSQQQFDEVKMKLNMAKAQVASLEAKRDEVKKGTRSEQIEQAKGQLERALGAKEEVLSASNEQYLIAPAAMSIETISLEEGELLTPGFTLFNGYKTDSVYFRFTIPESKIYDFEVGQELTLINPYTKIETKAKIVAIKQLAQYADITSTAPLYQLSESIYELKIVPVADVSEQQFYTNATILIKS
- a CDS encoding nuclear transport factor 2 family protein; its protein translation is MENIIKTFYTALNNCDGPTMASCYHEDVVFEDPAFGILKGERAKAMWLMLCESQNETSFNVEFSNVSANENSGSAHWEAHYTFSKTGRKVHNKIDASFEFKDGLIIKHTDEFDLHKWAKQAMGIKGIFFGGMQFFKNKLQNQTNYLLDEFIKVKKLSN